A part of Terriglobus roseus genomic DNA contains:
- a CDS encoding PadR family transcriptional regulator, producing MPPSTDLLQGTLDVLILKTLAHGEMHGWGIASRIQQVSDDVLQVGQGSLYPALHRLEYKGWIESSWGASDNNRKAKFYALTAVGRKQLRSEIDQWNRLSSAISLVLAAPKEDFA from the coding sequence ATGCCACCATCCACAGACCTTCTGCAGGGCACGCTCGATGTGCTGATCCTGAAAACACTTGCTCACGGCGAAATGCACGGATGGGGCATCGCCTCGCGCATCCAGCAGGTGTCGGACGACGTGTTGCAAGTGGGCCAGGGCTCGCTTTACCCCGCGCTGCATCGCCTGGAATACAAAGGCTGGATTGAATCCTCGTGGGGCGCCAGCGATAACAATCGCAAGGCAAAGTTCTACGCACTCACCGCCGTCGGCCGCAAACAACTGCGTAGCGAAATCGATCAGTGGAACCGCCTCAGCTCTGCCATCTCTCTCGTGCTCGCTGCACCGAAGGAGGACTTCGCATGA
- a CDS encoding glutaminase family protein produces the protein MLSRYVAPLLLVAAATLNAQTTERPPATPLIAHDPYFSVWSTADTLTAEPTKHWTGHPQPLNSLVRIDGKAYRIMGNSRDIPALQQTGSQLTFTHTRYQFAGAGVSIDLTFFTPAFLDDLDTLSRPVTYLTWTAKSTDGASHQVSVFLNANAEMATSYSGQPVTYSRQQTANLTVLSVGTQSQQVLNRSGDDLKIDWGYFHIAVPNEEQPKTALASGTARAFATDGILPANDDIDGPAPFTKGQTEMAVAIPFGSVSAQAVSKTALVSYTDGYSMEVLNKRLRPWWQREGKPVSQMLEEALAEQTKLDAKGNAFDTKLKDDLTKSAGEKYAWLCTLSYRQSIAAHKLIADSDGQPLLFAKENFSNGDTATVDVFYPSAPIFLFFNPRLLHAQVLPILEYSALPNRWKFPFAPHDLGRYPLANGQDYGGGEKTEENQMPVEESGNMILLVDALARFEPNNAGVKLAEQFWPQLSQWANFLHEHGLDPENQLTTDDFAGHVTHNANLALKAIDAMAAYADLAKLLHHDAEAKKYNDDAHAYAKKWMEMDKEGDHYKLAYDSPNTWSQKYNLIWDKLLGFDLFPKSVRESEIAFYKTKLNKYGLPLDSRKDYTKLDWEMWTATLADNDKDFNTLVDPLYTWANETTSRVPMTDWYDTITGKQVGFQARSVVGGLFIKALADKPLADKYRKEAK, from the coding sequence ATGCTCTCTCGCTACGTTGCACCATTGCTTCTCGTCGCCGCTGCCACGCTCAACGCCCAAACCACGGAGCGTCCGCCCGCCACGCCGCTCATCGCGCATGACCCGTACTTCTCCGTGTGGTCCACGGCCGACACGCTCACCGCGGAGCCGACGAAGCACTGGACAGGTCATCCGCAACCGCTGAACAGCCTGGTCCGCATCGACGGCAAGGCCTATCGCATCATGGGCAACAGCCGCGATATCCCTGCATTGCAACAGACCGGCAGCCAGCTCACCTTCACCCACACGCGCTATCAGTTTGCTGGCGCAGGCGTGTCGATCGACCTGACCTTCTTCACACCGGCGTTCCTCGACGACCTCGACACGCTCTCGCGCCCCGTCACCTACCTGACGTGGACTGCCAAGAGCACCGACGGCGCATCCCACCAGGTCAGCGTCTTCCTCAACGCGAACGCCGAGATGGCCACCAGCTACAGCGGCCAGCCCGTCACCTACTCGCGCCAGCAGACCGCAAACCTCACCGTGCTCTCCGTTGGCACGCAGTCGCAGCAGGTGCTGAACCGCAGCGGCGACGACCTCAAGATTGACTGGGGCTATTTCCACATCGCCGTGCCGAATGAGGAACAGCCAAAGACCGCACTCGCCAGCGGCACGGCACGCGCCTTCGCCACCGACGGCATTCTGCCCGCCAACGACGACATCGACGGCCCCGCACCCTTCACCAAGGGCCAGACAGAAATGGCCGTCGCGATCCCATTCGGCTCCGTCAGCGCACAGGCTGTATCCAAAACCGCACTGGTCAGCTACACCGATGGCTACAGCATGGAAGTGCTGAACAAGCGCCTGCGCCCGTGGTGGCAGCGTGAAGGCAAGCCCGTCTCGCAAATGCTGGAAGAGGCGCTCGCAGAACAGACCAAGCTCGACGCAAAGGGCAACGCCTTCGACACAAAGCTGAAGGATGACCTGACCAAGAGTGCAGGCGAGAAGTACGCATGGCTCTGCACGCTGTCCTATCGCCAGAGCATCGCCGCACACAAACTCATTGCCGACTCCGACGGCCAACCATTGCTCTTCGCAAAAGAAAACTTCAGCAACGGCGACACGGCAACCGTCGACGTCTTCTACCCCTCTGCGCCCATCTTCCTCTTCTTCAACCCGCGTCTGCTGCACGCGCAGGTGTTGCCGATTCTCGAGTACTCCGCGCTGCCCAATCGCTGGAAGTTCCCGTTCGCTCCGCATGACCTTGGCCGCTACCCATTGGCCAACGGACAGGACTACGGCGGCGGTGAAAAGACAGAAGAGAACCAGATGCCTGTCGAAGAGTCGGGCAACATGATCCTGCTCGTCGACGCGCTGGCACGCTTCGAACCGAACAACGCAGGCGTGAAACTCGCCGAGCAGTTCTGGCCGCAGCTTTCGCAATGGGCCAACTTCCTGCACGAGCACGGCCTCGATCCTGAGAACCAGCTCACCACCGACGACTTCGCTGGACACGTCACGCATAACGCGAATCTCGCGCTGAAAGCCATCGACGCGATGGCCGCATACGCCGACCTCGCAAAGCTCCTGCATCACGACGCAGAAGCAAAGAAATACAACGACGATGCACACGCCTACGCGAAGAAGTGGATGGAGATGGACAAGGAAGGCGATCACTACAAACTCGCCTATGACTCGCCCAACACCTGGAGCCAGAAGTACAACCTCATCTGGGACAAGCTCCTTGGCTTCGACCTCTTCCCCAAGAGCGTGCGTGAAAGCGAAATCGCCTTCTACAAGACGAAGCTGAACAAGTACGGTCTGCCGCTCGACAGCCGCAAGGACTACACCAAGCTCGATTGGGAGATGTGGACCGCCACACTCGCAGACAACGATAAAGACTTCAACACACTCGTTGACCCGCTCTACACATGGGCCAATGAGACCACCAGCCGCGTCCCCATGACGGACTGGTACGACACCATCACCGGCAAGCAGGTTGGCTTCCAGGCCCGCAGCGTAGTCGGCGGCCTCTTCATCAAGGCCCTCGCCGACAAACCGCTGGCAGACAAATACCGCAAAGAAGCCAAGTAA
- a CDS encoding DUF305 domain-containing protein, whose product MAVLSRVVGVLLCGCASLAFAQAPNIVQPGAPGKPTQELSAVTAAPPAKEPSEADVKFMQDMIMHHSQAIEMTELAKTRATNPDVQALASKIDLSQGDEIRWMKQWLAERGYPEAAAGGMDHMAGMDHSQMAGMDHGDMAGMDHSQMQGMDHSAMNHDGAKKTDPMDVAPMVGMLTPRQMQALRAAHGAEFDRLFLTGMMQHHGGALLMVKELFQQPGAGQDPQLFDFANDVDNTQLAEIDIMKGILRKVNP is encoded by the coding sequence ATGGCCGTTCTTTCACGCGTTGTTGGCGTTCTGCTTTGCGGATGCGCTTCACTGGCGTTCGCGCAGGCGCCGAACATTGTGCAGCCGGGTGCTCCCGGAAAACCCACGCAGGAACTGTCTGCGGTAACAGCAGCTCCTCCAGCCAAGGAGCCAAGCGAAGCTGATGTGAAGTTCATGCAAGACATGATCATGCACCACAGCCAGGCCATTGAGATGACAGAGCTTGCGAAGACGCGAGCGACGAACCCCGATGTGCAGGCACTGGCATCGAAGATCGATCTGAGTCAGGGCGATGAGATTCGCTGGATGAAGCAGTGGCTGGCGGAGCGTGGCTATCCCGAGGCTGCTGCAGGCGGTATGGATCACATGGCAGGCATGGACCATTCGCAGATGGCGGGGATGGACCACGGCGACATGGCGGGGATGGACCACTCTCAGATGCAGGGCATGGATCACTCCGCTATGAATCACGATGGCGCGAAGAAGACCGATCCGATGGACGTGGCGCCGATGGTTGGCATGCTAACGCCGCGGCAGATGCAGGCGTTGCGCGCAGCGCATGGCGCAGAGTTTGACCGGTTGTTTCTAACCGGCATGATGCAACACCACGGCGGCGCATTGCTGATGGTGAAGGAGTTGTTTCAACAGCCGGGGGCAGGACAGGACCCACAGCTATTTGACTTTGCAAACGACGTGGACAACACGCAGCTTGCAGAGATCGACATTATGAAGGGCATTCTTCGAAAGGTGAATCCATGA
- a CDS encoding LVIVD repeat-containing protein — translation MKQFSSLKAAFAVAAVFACSLPVLTAQMDHEKPMATPPTPTVYVNPRAPESDPRVGLKAGLYDSGVAAKGIELVQTIAKPSGFAPDVDKIPAWENAAPPAPGAPRGAAIPAPYGTTNSDLAFKGKYVFVGNYYGVNTYDITDPAHTKLVTSMVCPGGQGDVSVYGNLLFMSVEAANGRVDCGVQGFASLEEAQKAQAAQREQMANMSAEERQKAMAGMMANRKPEPAEKDRVRGVRIFDISDVTKPKQITDVQTCRGSHTHTVVIDPKDKDNVYIYVSGSAGVRDAKELTGCSGASPDEDPNTALFTIVVIQVPLAHPELAKVVNSPRIFSDPATGNANGLWKGGNHGEGTQTTSATRGCHDITVYSAVGLAAGACSGNGILLDISDVVHPKRLDAVSDPNYAFWHSANFTNDGKAILFSDEWGGGGQPRCRATDPMQWGADAIFSIGPDKKMTLKSYYKMPAAQTDKENCVAHNGSEIPVPGRALHVQSWYQGGISLVDWTDPAHPFEVAYFDRGPISGNKFAMGGQWSTYWYNGMIYGSEIARGLDVLKLTPTEFMTEDEIAAANQISFKELNVQDQPKVVWPATYITAKAYLDQLGRGDSLSKDKVASIKALVNQAGTDKKAAAKLKGMAGELDKAAATAKTPADAKRLQGLAEIFRKNADGAPLVLASLN, via the coding sequence ATGAAACAGTTCTCCTCGCTCAAAGCCGCGTTTGCAGTCGCCGCGGTCTTCGCCTGTTCGCTGCCGGTGCTTACCGCGCAGATGGACCATGAAAAACCGATGGCGACTCCTCCCACTCCGACCGTTTATGTAAACCCGCGCGCTCCAGAGAGCGATCCGCGCGTAGGCCTGAAGGCTGGTCTGTATGACTCGGGCGTTGCCGCCAAGGGCATCGAACTGGTGCAGACGATTGCCAAGCCGAGCGGCTTTGCTCCGGACGTCGACAAGATTCCTGCATGGGAGAATGCTGCTCCTCCCGCACCGGGCGCGCCGCGTGGCGCTGCGATTCCGGCTCCGTACGGCACCACGAACTCCGATCTTGCGTTCAAAGGCAAGTACGTGTTCGTAGGCAACTACTACGGTGTGAACACCTATGACATCACCGATCCTGCACACACGAAGCTGGTGACCAGCATGGTGTGCCCCGGCGGTCAGGGTGACGTTTCTGTCTACGGCAACCTGCTGTTCATGAGCGTGGAAGCTGCAAACGGCCGTGTTGACTGCGGCGTGCAGGGCTTTGCTTCGCTGGAAGAGGCGCAGAAGGCTCAGGCCGCTCAGCGCGAGCAGATGGCAAACATGTCGGCAGAAGAGCGGCAGAAGGCAATGGCCGGCATGATGGCCAACCGTAAGCCGGAGCCTGCTGAAAAGGACCGCGTACGTGGCGTGCGTATCTTCGACATCAGCGACGTAACCAAGCCGAAGCAGATCACCGACGTGCAGACCTGCCGTGGATCGCACACGCATACCGTGGTTATCGATCCGAAGGATAAGGACAACGTGTACATCTACGTGTCCGGTTCCGCGGGTGTGCGCGATGCGAAGGAACTAACTGGCTGCTCGGGCGCTTCTCCTGACGAAGATCCGAACACCGCTCTGTTCACCATCGTTGTGATCCAGGTGCCGTTGGCGCATCCGGAGCTGGCAAAGGTTGTGAACTCGCCGCGCATCTTCAGCGATCCGGCCACTGGCAATGCAAACGGCCTGTGGAAGGGCGGTAACCACGGTGAAGGCACGCAGACCACCAGCGCAACGCGTGGCTGCCATGACATCACGGTGTATTCGGCAGTCGGTCTGGCTGCGGGCGCATGCTCGGGCAACGGCATCCTGCTGGATATTTCAGATGTGGTTCATCCCAAGCGTCTGGATGCAGTGAGCGATCCGAACTATGCGTTCTGGCACTCGGCAAACTTCACCAACGATGGCAAGGCAATTCTCTTCTCTGACGAGTGGGGCGGTGGTGGTCAGCCGCGTTGCCGTGCAACCGATCCCATGCAGTGGGGCGCAGACGCCATCTTCTCCATTGGTCCCGACAAGAAGATGACGCTGAAGAGCTACTACAAGATGCCAGCGGCGCAGACCGACAAGGAAAACTGCGTGGCGCACAACGGTTCTGAGATTCCGGTTCCGGGACGCGCACTGCACGTGCAGAGCTGGTATCAGGGCGGTATCTCGCTGGTGGACTGGACCGATCCGGCACACCCGTTTGAAGTTGCTTACTTTGACCGCGGACCCATCAGCGGCAATAAGTTCGCCATGGGCGGACAGTGGTCAACCTACTGGTACAACGGCATGATCTACGGTTCAGAGATTGCCCGCGGACTGGATGTGTTGAAGCTGACACCGACGGAGTTCATGACGGAAGACGAGATTGCCGCAGCGAACCAGATTTCCTTCAAGGAACTGAACGTTCAGGATCAGCCGAAGGTTGTTTGGCCTGCAACGTACATCACTGCGAAGGCTTATCTGGATCAGCTTGGCCGTGGTGATTCGCTGTCGAAGGACAAGGTCGCTTCCATCAAGGCGCTGGTCAACCAGGCTGGAACGGACAAGAAGGCTGCCGCGAAGCTGAAGGGCATGGCTGGCGAGCTGGATAAGGCTGCCGCCACTGCCAAGACTCCTGCGGATGCAAAGCGCCTGCAGGGATTGGCAGAGATCTTCCGCAAGAATGCGGACGGCGCTCCCCTCGTGTTGGCTTCGCTTAACTAA
- a CDS encoding DUF5666 domain-containing protein, with translation MKRLLAAPLALVLSVSAFAHNGMEHIMGTVTAITATSIDVKNPKDGKVTPVVTDAKTMWMRGKDMITAKDVHTGDRVAIHAKKVDGKFFAAEVEVGTTTAAAHSH, from the coding sequence GTGAAGCGCTTGCTTGCTGCACCTCTCGCTCTCGTCCTCAGCGTATCTGCCTTCGCCCACAACGGCATGGAACACATCATGGGCACGGTTACCGCCATCACGGCGACTTCCATCGACGTAAAGAACCCGAAGGACGGCAAGGTCACTCCCGTCGTAACCGACGCCAAAACCATGTGGATGCGCGGCAAAGACATGATCACCGCAAAAGACGTCCACACCGGTGACCGCGTGGCCATCCACGCAAAGAAGGTAGACGGTAAGTTCTTCGCGGCGGAAGTGGAAGTGGGAACAACAACGGCAGCAGCGCACAGCCACTAG
- a CDS encoding c-type cytochrome — MKTLLRMLACLLLLVALAALAVVAWARHAGGFSARTTPSALETALARYTRSLAIPGSAKSLQNPIADSPLVQHDAMAHYADHCASCHANDGSGDTMYGKGLYPKPPDLRLAATQNLSDGELFFIIQNGVRLTGMPAFGSPGDEGADSWKLVRFIRHLPKITPTEVEEMNGMNPKGPDELQEEKQEQEFLNGAPAAK, encoded by the coding sequence ATGAAGACCTTGCTGCGAATGCTCGCGTGCCTTCTGCTGTTGGTGGCCCTCGCCGCCCTGGCAGTCGTGGCATGGGCGCGACATGCGGGGGGATTCAGTGCGCGGACAACGCCCTCCGCGCTTGAAACAGCGCTGGCACGATACACCCGCAGCCTTGCCATACCCGGCTCTGCAAAGTCACTGCAGAACCCCATTGCAGATTCACCGCTAGTGCAGCACGATGCCATGGCGCACTACGCGGACCACTGCGCCTCCTGCCACGCCAACGACGGCTCCGGCGACACTATGTACGGCAAAGGTCTGTACCCCAAACCGCCCGATCTTCGACTTGCTGCTACGCAGAACCTGAGCGATGGAGAACTCTTCTTCATCATCCAGAACGGCGTGCGGCTCACCGGAATGCCCGCCTTCGGCTCACCCGGCGACGAAGGCGCAGACTCCTGGAAGCTGGTCCGTTTCATTCGACATCTGCCGAAGATCACGCCAACTGAAGTCGAAGAGATGAATGGCATGAATCCCAAGGGCCCGGATGAATTACAAGAAGAAAAACAGGAACAGGAATTTCTGAACGGTGCCCCCGCCGCGAAGTAA
- a CDS encoding TIGR03435 family protein — MPSPLGLTSATCKSLLALLLLSAAPVGISAQKSDHPSFAVTSVKPYVGETPAYELNFDGGHAEMTRITVADMIRHCYRLTTNDQIVNLPDWAKKDRWDIKATEEVDISHDLETGPLNQRMALMDSLILELLHDRFGLRESKTTRVLSAYELTVAKSGLKAQPADAVIQGFHGLDGPDGHITANGASMTLLVMRMGFMPEVQRHPIVDHTGLTGEYSWKLNWTPELTAPTAENSDLPGLFEALKQQLGLQLVSAKTAVPAIQVDSISKPSPD, encoded by the coding sequence ATGCCTTCGCCCCTTGGCCTGACTTCTGCAACCTGTAAAAGCTTGCTGGCGCTTCTGTTGCTCTCCGCAGCACCGGTTGGCATTTCGGCACAAAAATCTGACCACCCCAGCTTCGCTGTCACCTCGGTCAAGCCGTATGTGGGCGAAACTCCCGCGTACGAGCTCAATTTTGACGGCGGCCATGCGGAAATGACGCGCATCACCGTGGCAGACATGATCCGGCATTGCTACCGCCTGACCACCAACGACCAGATTGTGAACCTGCCGGACTGGGCAAAGAAGGACCGCTGGGACATTAAGGCAACGGAAGAAGTAGACATCTCCCATGACCTGGAGACGGGTCCACTGAATCAGCGCATGGCCCTGATGGACTCACTGATTCTGGAACTGCTGCACGACCGCTTCGGCCTGCGCGAGTCAAAGACCACCCGCGTTCTGTCTGCCTATGAGTTGACCGTCGCCAAATCTGGCCTAAAAGCCCAACCTGCCGATGCCGTCATCCAGGGGTTCCACGGGCTGGACGGTCCCGACGGCCACATCACGGCCAACGGTGCATCGATGACGCTGCTGGTGATGCGCATGGGCTTCATGCCGGAGGTGCAACGCCATCCCATCGTGGATCACACCGGGTTGACTGGGGAATACAGCTGGAAGTTGAACTGGACACCCGAACTAACTGCTCCCACCGCTGAGAACAGCGATCTGCCCGGTTTATTTGAAGCCCTGAAACAGCAACTTGGCCTGCAATTGGTCTCGGCAAAGACTGCCGTTCCCGCCATCCAGGTGGATAGCATCAGCAAACCTTCACCCGACTGA
- the yajC gene encoding preprotein translocase subunit YajC: MHALFALYFLQSSGGSAFGGFSLLLPVLLIGMVLLTAIPNQRKQKKWNEQLSQLKSGDRVATTGGIRGTIVSLKDDVVVLRTQPDGIKLEFLKTAIASVTTEEEAGQ, from the coding sequence GTGCACGCTTTGTTCGCGCTCTACTTCTTGCAATCCAGCGGCGGTTCCGCATTTGGCGGATTCAGCCTGCTGCTGCCTGTTCTTCTCATCGGCATGGTGCTGCTCACGGCTATCCCCAACCAGCGTAAGCAGAAGAAGTGGAACGAGCAGCTTTCGCAGCTGAAGTCCGGCGACCGCGTTGCTACGACGGGCGGCATCCGCGGCACCATCGTCAGCCTGAAGGATGATGTAGTGGTCCTGCGCACGCAGCCGGACGGTATCAAGCTTGAGTTTCTGAAGACCGCCATCGCATCCGTGACCACGGAGGAAGAGGCGGGACAGTAA
- the secD gene encoding protein translocase subunit SecD, whose product MQKNLNGKIALIIAILVVFLYGIFGIPHGGLKESITRRIHLGLDLRGGTHIVLQVKTAEAVAASSDNDMVRAQDAASKVAPGAHATKPDPSQPVIVVSGVSQNNMSAVKDALSATEFSAYDLASTADGYKMTMKLAEVKDLRERTLETSIETIRSRVDSLGVAEPVIQKYGLGEDQILVELPGIDNADHVRDVIQSTARLEIHEVTGGPFTTQQDAQMQLQPDSVLVQGGNALGDQSWWSLKRIAVVQGPDFRDARASQDEAGRPDVSFTLTTGAGDRFYAYTSTNIGKQMAIVLDNKVREVANINGAIRDQGQISGGGFTKQTASDLSLMLRTGSLPASIVFLETHTVGPSLGATSIRQGVIASVVGMMAVMIFMLIYYRGAGINADLALILNLVILLGFMGFTGSTLTLPGIAGVILTIGMGVDSNVLIFERIREEIRAGKNASASVFGGFEHAWQTILDTHVTTIVSALILFFVGTGPVRGFAVTLMFGLLANLFTAVFVSRVIFDSILQRKTRGEALSI is encoded by the coding sequence ATGCAGAAGAATCTGAACGGCAAAATCGCGCTCATCATCGCCATCCTGGTGGTGTTTCTATACGGCATCTTCGGTATCCCGCACGGCGGGCTGAAGGAGTCCATCACACGGCGCATTCACCTGGGCCTGGACCTTCGCGGCGGTACGCACATCGTGTTGCAGGTAAAGACGGCGGAAGCCGTTGCAGCCAGCAGCGACAACGATATGGTGCGCGCGCAGGACGCAGCCAGCAAGGTGGCTCCCGGAGCACACGCCACCAAGCCTGATCCGTCGCAGCCGGTCATCGTGGTCAGCGGCGTATCGCAGAACAATATGTCTGCGGTTAAGGACGCGCTGAGCGCGACTGAGTTCTCCGCATACGACCTTGCCTCCACCGCTGATGGTTACAAGATGACCATGAAGCTGGCCGAGGTGAAGGACCTGCGCGAACGCACGCTGGAGACGTCGATTGAGACGATCCGTAGCCGTGTTGACTCGTTGGGTGTGGCTGAGCCCGTGATCCAGAAGTATGGCTTGGGTGAGGATCAGATCCTTGTCGAACTGCCAGGCATTGACAATGCCGACCACGTCCGCGATGTGATCCAGTCCACCGCTCGCCTTGAGATTCACGAAGTGACCGGCGGCCCGTTCACCACGCAGCAGGACGCTCAGATGCAGCTTCAGCCGGACAGCGTTCTGGTGCAGGGCGGCAACGCGCTGGGCGACCAGTCGTGGTGGAGCCTGAAGCGCATTGCTGTCGTGCAGGGACCGGACTTCCGTGATGCTCGCGCATCGCAGGATGAAGCCGGACGCCCGGACGTTTCGTTTACGCTGACCACCGGCGCAGGCGACCGCTTCTACGCGTACACCAGCACCAACATTGGCAAGCAGATGGCCATTGTTCTGGACAACAAGGTGCGCGAAGTGGCGAACATCAACGGCGCCATCCGCGACCAGGGCCAGATCAGCGGCGGTGGATTCACGAAGCAGACAGCAAGCGATCTCTCGCTGATGCTGCGCACGGGTTCGCTGCCTGCGTCGATTGTGTTCCTGGAGACGCACACCGTCGGACCTTCGCTGGGTGCCACGAGCATTCGTCAGGGCGTGATCGCATCGGTCGTCGGCATGATGGCCGTGATGATCTTCATGTTGATCTACTACCGCGGCGCAGGCATCAATGCAGATCTCGCACTGATCCTGAACCTGGTTATCCTGCTGGGCTTCATGGGCTTCACCGGATCGACGCTGACACTGCCGGGTATCGCTGGTGTGATCCTCACGATCGGTATGGGCGTCGACTCGAACGTGCTGATCTTTGAGCGCATCCGTGAAGAGATTCGTGCAGGCAAGAACGCCAGCGCGTCCGTCTTCGGCGGATTCGAACATGCGTGGCAAACCATTCTGGATACTCACGTAACGACCATCGTCTCCGCGCTGATCCTGTTCTTTGTGGGAACGGGCCCGGTGCGTGGCTTTGCTGTAACGCTGATGTTTGGTCTGTTGGCCAACCTGTTTACGGCTGTGTTCGTTTCGCGAGTGATCTTTGACAGCATTCTGCAGCGCAAGACGCGCGGCGAAGCATTGTCGATCTAA
- the secF gene encoding protein translocase subunit SecF: MEFFRDSNIDWLSKKWLFLGFSLIFSVAGVLSMLFWHHIPVGIDFKGGTQVRVSFPQQPNEEHLRTAMDRAGIHDASIQRLNGANGYEAVITLPETSDSNSDSARATVVKALATNYTDSTSKVEDAYTVGPTAGKQLTRQAGWAILWSLLGMLAYLWFRFEFIYGAAAVIAVFHDTLITIGAFSLTNQEITLTVIAAILTLVGYSMNDTIVVFDRIRENLQLMRRATLSEVVNKSINQTLSRTLLTSGLTFLTVLALYLFGGEVLHGFSFALVIGILIGTYSSIAVAAPMLVAYTDWRSSKGKSTGLQAGRKATA; this comes from the coding sequence GTGGAATTCTTTCGCGATAGCAACATCGACTGGCTCAGCAAGAAGTGGTTGTTTCTTGGCTTCTCGCTGATCTTCTCCGTGGCGGGCGTGCTGAGCATGCTGTTCTGGCACCACATTCCCGTGGGCATTGACTTCAAGGGCGGCACGCAGGTGCGCGTGTCGTTTCCGCAGCAGCCTAATGAAGAGCATCTGCGCACGGCGATGGACCGCGCCGGCATTCACGATGCCAGCATCCAGCGCCTGAACGGCGCCAATGGCTACGAGGCTGTGATCACGCTGCCGGAGACGAGCGACAGCAACTCTGACTCGGCTCGTGCGACTGTGGTCAAGGCTCTGGCCACCAACTACACCGACTCCACCAGCAAGGTGGAAGATGCATATACCGTGGGACCCACGGCTGGTAAGCAGCTTACGCGTCAGGCAGGCTGGGCCATTCTGTGGTCGCTGCTGGGCATGCTGGCGTACCTGTGGTTCCGCTTTGAGTTCATCTACGGTGCAGCGGCTGTGATCGCGGTCTTCCATGACACGTTGATCACCATCGGCGCGTTCTCACTGACGAATCAGGAAATCACGCTGACGGTCATCGCTGCCATCCTGACGCTGGTGGGTTACTCCATGAACGATACGATCGTGGTTTTCGACCGTATCCGCGAGAACCTGCAGTTGATGCGTCGCGCCACGTTGAGCGAAGTGGTGAACAAGAGCATCAATCAGACGCTGTCGCGAACCCTGCTGACGTCAGGACTGACGTTCCTCACGGTGCTGGCGCTGTACCTGTTCGGCGGCGAAGTGCTGCACGGCTTCTCATTCGCGCTGGTCATCGGCATCCTGATCGGTACGTACTCGTCCATCGCGGTGGCGGCGCCCATGTTGGTGGCCTACACCGACTGGCGCTCCAGCAAGGGCAAGAGCACTGGCCTTCAGGCAGGACGCAAGGCTACGGCTTAA